Proteins co-encoded in one uncultured Draconibacterium sp. genomic window:
- a CDS encoding glycoside hydrolase family 43 protein → MKRKYFLIFFISITPLFFVGCNDDELDPNDNGNNTDPNPDYIIPDYPDDYSAISSWSNRNDWNLANVHDPSVAYYDGYYYMYGTDASYGNAHEGHGHFQGKRSTDLVNWKWVGGPFYDAPSWGADSLNAIRSRMKLDPIANEDIVYDYWAPVVRRVNVGGQDILRMYYSIVIHNYIKTGNPTSDAFDGSWTERAFIGMCESTDPAGAVWEDKGFVTTSSSDRGLDYSRANTNDWNGYFYYNAIDPTYIVSPEGNHYLIHGSWHSGFALLQVDPTTGKPLNALGNPWADNAGELTARYGVRIGTRTAGSRWQGSEAPEIIYKNGYYYLFLAYDDLDVPYNTRVVRSTNIEGPYLDIKGRNFTNGEGDTYPIVTHPYKFNLSYGWVGIAHCCVFQKENTDEWFYMSQGRLPANVGGNAYSNAIMMGHVRRIVWCPASASEPDNLWPIALPERYAGVPNDYGAITEDELVGTWEHINLSYNHDQQDGATSLTLNSDGTMAGALTGNWSYDETKKQLTLGNVIVCVEREVDWEASPRKVTLVYAGTEKNLDATYWGKKSK, encoded by the coding sequence ATGAAACGAAAGTATTTCCTGATTTTTTTTATCAGCATTACGCCTCTCTTTTTCGTGGGATGCAACGACGATGAATTAGACCCAAATGATAATGGAAACAATACTGATCCTAATCCGGATTATATCATTCCAGACTATCCCGACGATTATTCTGCAATATCATCGTGGAGTAACCGCAACGATTGGAATCTGGCCAACGTACACGACCCGTCGGTTGCCTATTATGATGGTTATTACTACATGTACGGAACCGATGCGTCGTATGGAAATGCACACGAAGGACACGGACATTTTCAGGGAAAACGATCAACCGATTTGGTGAATTGGAAATGGGTAGGCGGACCTTTTTATGATGCTCCTTCATGGGGAGCCGATTCATTAAACGCTATCCGTTCGCGAATGAAACTCGATCCTATTGCCAACGAAGATATCGTTTACGATTACTGGGCTCCGGTTGTAAGGCGCGTAAATGTTGGGGGACAAGATATCTTGCGTATGTACTACAGCATCGTTATTCATAACTATATCAAAACGGGTAATCCCACATCGGATGCATTTGATGGAAGCTGGACAGAGCGCGCCTTTATTGGCATGTGCGAATCAACCGATCCGGCCGGAGCAGTTTGGGAAGACAAAGGTTTTGTTACAACTTCATCGTCAGACCGGGGACTCGACTACAGCCGAGCCAATACAAACGATTGGAACGGATATTTCTACTACAATGCTATCGATCCTACATACATTGTATCGCCCGAGGGCAACCATTACCTGATACATGGTTCGTGGCATAGCGGTTTTGCGCTTTTGCAAGTTGATCCAACAACAGGAAAGCCACTCAATGCGCTGGGAAATCCATGGGCAGATAATGCCGGTGAACTAACGGCTCGTTATGGTGTAAGAATTGGAACACGTACAGCAGGATCACGCTGGCAAGGTAGCGAAGCACCTGAAATAATATACAAAAATGGTTACTACTACCTGTTTTTGGCTTACGATGACCTTGATGTACCATACAACACGCGAGTAGTTAGAAGTACAAATATAGAAGGACCATATCTTGATATTAAGGGGCGTAATTTTACCAACGGAGAAGGAGATACCTACCCCATTGTTACACATCCTTATAAATTTAATTTAAGTTATGGTTGGGTTGGTATTGCACACTGCTGCGTATTTCAAAAAGAAAATACCGATGAATGGTTTTACATGTCGCAAGGACGATTGCCGGCCAACGTTGGTGGCAACGCTTATTCTAATGCAATTATGATGGGACACGTACGCCGAATTGTTTGGTGTCCGGCATCAGCAAGCGAACCCGATAACCTGTGGCCAATTGCATTACCAGAACGTTACGCCGGCGTACCCAACGATTACGGTGCAATTACCGAAGACGAACTAGTAGGTACATGGGAGCACATCAACCTTAGTTACAACCATGATCAACAAGATGGTGCTACCAGTCTCACCCTCAATTCAGATGGAACTATGGCTGGTGCACTAACAGGTAACTGGAGTTATGATGAAACCAAAAAGCAACTAACGCTGGGTAATGTTATTGTTTGCGTTGAACGCGAAGTAGACTGGGAAGCCTCACCACGCAAGGTAACACTAGTATACGCGGGAACTGAGAAAAATCTGGACGCTACCTATTGGGGCAAAAAGTCTAAATAA
- a CDS encoding glycoside hydrolase family 43 protein, giving the protein MKSITNILAVCVLISVLWNCSSEKKDKKTQVPTNTSVKKLKINNPVIRDKFTADPAALVHNDTVFLYAGHDEAPDDFNFYRMNEWLVYSSTDMVNWKEHPIPLKTTDFKWAKGDAWAAQVIERNGKFYWYVTVEHGSIPGKSIGVAVADSPLGPFKDALGKALITNDMTTEQTQISWDDIDPTVYIDDDGQAYLYWGNTACYWAKLKDNMIELDGEIHTVDLPNFTEAPWIHKRGDWYYLSYAYQFPEKTAYAMSKSITGPWEYKGILNELAGNSNTNHQAIIEFKNQWYFIYHTGGIQPNGGSFRRSVCIDKLHYNPDGTMKRVIMTSEGIQ; this is encoded by the coding sequence ATGAAATCAATAACAAACATATTGGCTGTGTGCGTTTTGATTTCAGTTCTTTGGAATTGCTCTTCGGAAAAAAAGGATAAAAAAACACAAGTTCCGACCAATACTTCCGTAAAGAAACTCAAAATAAACAACCCTGTAATCAGGGATAAATTTACTGCCGATCCGGCAGCACTGGTGCATAATGATACCGTTTTTCTTTATGCCGGCCACGATGAAGCACCTGATGATTTCAACTTTTACCGGATGAATGAATGGTTGGTATATTCCTCTACCGACATGGTAAACTGGAAAGAACATCCGATTCCACTTAAAACTACAGATTTCAAGTGGGCAAAAGGCGACGCATGGGCAGCTCAGGTAATAGAGCGCAACGGAAAATTTTATTGGTATGTTACCGTTGAACATGGAAGTATTCCCGGAAAATCAATTGGAGTAGCTGTAGCCGATAGTCCTTTAGGTCCGTTTAAAGATGCTTTAGGAAAAGCATTAATTACAAACGACATGACCACTGAACAGACTCAAATAAGCTGGGACGATATTGATCCAACAGTTTACATTGATGACGATGGCCAGGCATACCTGTATTGGGGAAATACAGCCTGTTACTGGGCAAAACTTAAAGACAATATGATTGAACTCGACGGCGAAATTCACACTGTTGATCTGCCGAATTTTACCGAAGCACCATGGATTCATAAACGTGGCGACTGGTACTACCTGTCATACGCCTATCAATTTCCCGAAAAAACAGCTTATGCCATGAGTAAATCGATTACAGGGCCGTGGGAATACAAAGGTATTTTAAACGAGTTAGCTGGTAATTCAAACACTAACCACCAGGCTATCATCGAATTTAAGAATCAATGGTATTTTATTTATCACACCGGTGGCATTCAACCCAACGGCGGAAGTTTTCGCCGCTCGGTTTGTATCGACAAATTGCACTATAACCCGGATGGAACAATGAAACGGGTAATTATGACATCTGAAGGAATTCAATAA
- a CDS encoding RagB/SusD family nutrient uptake outer membrane protein, whose protein sequence is MKRLNIILIILALFAGFTACDNQLEVTNPNSQTTFDFGDTESELQEAIIACYNRVRLEGTFARVGYTLDAVRGDEVWNSSQQWYLEYDKLNSPGTIDIGDEWIWRDNYHVVNRTNFVLSKIDEVDMTEDSYDQIKGQALFLRALAYYELTTYYQTVPLITDYATYSDINTMYATNNTQDEVFDKIEADLTEAMQILPSRNEGGEWAQGRATSGAAAGYLARALMFRHKFDEAYIVLKDIISGQYGHYELTPDYGDNFKEDTENNLESLFEVQYLNVETGGTDEEWTPVNISPEATQGHAVESNYASQDLGSWGDLAGSPWLYNLFKKEKCTDGRLDPRLYWTLVTYEDEYNNYTGQKTAAYPNGDLRCNTVYQQDLTESNWKYTIRSNTAQGGISIAKFTNARNNIYKSINTGLHCGINLRLMRYSDVLLRAAECENEINGPTQTAIDYINEVRRRVALEDLQLSDFSSADALFEQIANVERPKEFGCENGRGIDLLRWGFFYDNARLNQLVEHAYYKLAPKEIFVIDGKEKELVVVDTDELTAETASASSFQNYYKGHEYFPIYQSTLNANPNLVGNSANKNEDNGPAFLSKWSVRPIAE, encoded by the coding sequence ATGAAACGATTAAATATAATACTAATAATATTGGCTCTTTTCGCTGGTTTTACTGCCTGCGACAACCAACTTGAAGTTACAAACCCAAACAGTCAAACAACCTTTGATTTTGGCGATACAGAGTCAGAACTTCAAGAAGCTATCATAGCGTGCTACAACCGCGTGCGCCTTGAAGGTACATTTGCCCGTGTTGGCTATACATTGGATGCTGTACGTGGTGACGAAGTATGGAATTCATCTCAACAATGGTATTTAGAATACGATAAATTGAATTCTCCGGGAACAATAGATATAGGTGATGAATGGATATGGCGCGACAACTATCATGTAGTAAACCGCACAAACTTTGTGCTATCGAAAATTGATGAAGTTGATATGACCGAAGATTCTTACGATCAGATTAAAGGACAGGCACTCTTCCTTAGAGCATTAGCTTATTACGAACTGACTACTTATTACCAAACAGTTCCGTTAATTACCGACTATGCAACCTATTCTGATATTAACACCATGTATGCTACCAACAATACTCAGGATGAAGTGTTTGACAAAATAGAGGCCGACCTTACAGAAGCCATGCAAATACTTCCATCGCGCAACGAAGGAGGAGAATGGGCCCAGGGTCGTGCTACTAGTGGTGCTGCTGCCGGATATTTGGCTCGTGCTCTTATGTTCCGTCATAAATTCGACGAAGCTTATATCGTACTAAAAGACATCATTTCCGGCCAATACGGACATTATGAACTGACTCCCGACTATGGCGATAACTTTAAAGAAGATACTGAAAACAACTTGGAAAGCCTTTTCGAAGTTCAATATTTGAACGTTGAAACAGGTGGAACTGACGAAGAGTGGACCCCGGTAAACATTAGCCCGGAAGCAACACAAGGGCACGCTGTTGAAAGTAACTACGCATCTCAGGATTTAGGCAGCTGGGGCGACCTGGCCGGTTCTCCATGGTTGTATAACTTATTCAAAAAAGAAAAATGTACCGATGGTCGTCTCGATCCTCGTTTGTACTGGACATTGGTAACATACGAAGATGAATACAACAACTACACCGGCCAGAAAACAGCAGCATATCCAAACGGAGATCTACGTTGTAACACGGTTTATCAGCAAGATTTAACTGAAAGTAACTGGAAATATACAATTCGTTCTAACACTGCTCAAGGTGGTATATCAATAGCCAAATTCACCAATGCCAGAAACAACATCTACAAATCGATTAACACTGGATTACATTGTGGTATTAACCTGCGTCTGATGCGTTACAGCGATGTATTGTTGCGTGCAGCTGAATGCGAAAATGAAATTAATGGTCCAACACAAACAGCTATCGATTACATTAACGAAGTACGTCGCCGTGTAGCGCTCGAAGATCTTCAACTTTCAGATTTCTCATCAGCCGATGCACTTTTCGAACAAATTGCAAATGTTGAACGTCCTAAAGAATTTGGTTGCGAAAACGGACGAGGTATCGACCTACTCCGTTGGGGATTCTTCTACGATAACGCCCGTTTAAATCAATTGGTAGAGCACGCTTATTACAAATTAGCTCCAAAAGAAATTTTTGTTATTGATGGTAAAGAAAAAGAATTGGTTGTAGTTGATACAGATGAGCTTACGGCAGAAACTGCCAGTGCCTCATCATTTCAGAACTATTATAAAGGGCATGAGTACTTTCCTATTTATCAATCCACTCTTAATGCGAACCCCAACCTTGTAGGTAACTCAGCAAACAAAAACGAAGATAACGGACCAGCTTTCTTATCCAAATGGAGTGTTCGTCCTATTGCAGAATAG
- a CDS encoding alpha-L-arabinofuranosidase C-terminal domain-containing protein: MLKLKLTFSAFLLLAVSVSFAQSTLTLHTDQAETKINKEIYGHFAEHLGRCIYGGIYVGENSDISNTRGFRDDVIVALQEMDIPVLRWPGGCFGDTYHWKDGIGPKEERPSMVNIHWGGVTEDNSFGTHEFLDFCDIIGAEPYINLNVGSGTVREASEWVEYVTSSNVSPMTDLRKKNGREEPWDVKYWGIGNENWGCGGNMTPEYYSDLYNRFASYCGGARYKIAGGPNVADYNWMEVVMQKTMRHPQLVQGVSLHAYTFTNAWEDKGHATDFGEKEWISVLNNTLNMETLVNRHSTIMDKYDPAKRVGLIVDEWGDWFNVEEGTNPGFLYQQNTLRDALVAGINLNIFNNHADRVKMSNIAQTVNVLQSVILTKDDEMVLTPTYYVFKMYSVHQDATLIPANLKTEQYEFDGKSVPAVHASASTKDGVVSITLCNLNPNKSESVEIEVTGDNFVSANGQIITSDKMNNYNDFGKKETVTLKDFDVAKPKNGKLTVELPSKSVVLVQLQ, from the coding sequence ATGTTAAAATTAAAACTCACCTTCTCTGCTTTTCTACTACTGGCAGTTTCGGTATCTTTTGCACAAAGTACACTCACTCTGCACACCGATCAGGCAGAAACAAAAATCAACAAAGAAATATACGGACACTTTGCCGAGCACCTTGGTCGCTGTATTTACGGAGGTATCTATGTGGGCGAAAATTCCGACATATCGAATACACGTGGTTTCCGCGACGATGTAATTGTTGCGCTTCAGGAAATGGATATTCCGGTACTACGCTGGCCTGGAGGATGTTTTGGAGATACCTATCATTGGAAAGACGGAATTGGCCCGAAAGAGGAACGTCCTTCAATGGTAAATATTCACTGGGGTGGAGTTACTGAAGACAACAGCTTTGGAACACACGAATTCCTCGATTTTTGCGATATTATTGGTGCCGAACCATACATCAACCTTAACGTGGGATCGGGAACCGTTCGGGAAGCTTCGGAGTGGGTAGAATACGTTACCTCATCGAATGTTAGCCCAATGACCGACCTGCGTAAAAAGAACGGCCGCGAAGAGCCCTGGGATGTAAAATACTGGGGAATTGGTAACGAAAACTGGGGATGTGGAGGAAACATGACTCCAGAATATTATTCTGATTTATACAATCGTTTTGCCAGCTACTGTGGTGGTGCAAGATATAAAATTGCCGGAGGACCTAATGTTGCCGATTACAACTGGATGGAAGTGGTAATGCAAAAAACAATGCGTCATCCTCAACTGGTTCAGGGAGTTTCGTTGCACGCTTATACTTTCACCAATGCATGGGAAGATAAAGGACATGCTACCGATTTTGGCGAGAAAGAGTGGATTTCGGTACTGAACAACACGCTAAATATGGAAACCCTGGTAAACCGCCATTCAACCATTATGGATAAATACGATCCGGCCAAACGCGTTGGTTTAATCGTTGACGAGTGGGGCGACTGGTTTAATGTTGAAGAAGGTACAAATCCCGGATTCCTGTATCAGCAAAACACATTGCGCGATGCATTGGTAGCAGGTATCAACCTGAATATTTTTAATAACCATGCCGACCGTGTTAAGATGAGTAACATTGCACAAACGGTTAACGTTTTGCAATCGGTTATTCTTACCAAAGACGACGAAATGGTGCTTACACCAACTTACTATGTATTTAAAATGTACAGCGTTCACCAGGATGCAACATTGATTCCGGCAAACCTGAAAACCGAACAATACGAATTCGACGGAAAATCAGTACCGGCGGTTCACGCTTCAGCTTCAACAAAAGATGGAGTGGTTTCAATTACGCTTTGTAACCTAAATCCAAACAAAAGCGAATCGGTTGAGATAGAAGTAACCGGAGATAATTTTGTTTCGGCAAACGGACAGATCATCACTTCGGATAAAATGAATAACTATAACGATTTTGGTAAAAAGGAAACAGTAACTTTAAAAGACTTTGATGTTGCCAAACCCAAAAACGGTAAGCTTACTGTTGAGCTTCCTTCAAAATCAGTTGTTTTGGTACAATTACAATAA
- a CDS encoding arabinan endo-1,5-alpha-L-arabinosidase, with protein sequence MKQSILIIITLLLFSGKVFSQIFVHDPVIAKQNDNYYLFCTGLGITIWSSPDMENWTKEGRVFDKTPLWVSETLDDFAGHMWAPDIVYHNGQYYLYYSVSAFGKNTSCIGVATNSTLNPKDTDYKWVDHGIVIQSVPGRDDWNAIDPAIAFDDDGQAWMSFGSFWNGLKLVKLNDNLKSIAQPEKWHTIAKRQRSFDIDETEAGDGAIEAPFIFKKNGYYYLFVSFDYCCRGAESTYKIMVGRSKNIEGPYFDKNGKPMLAGGGSLVLEGNENWYAIGHNAAYTFNGQDYLVCHGYDAHDNARQKLIIREITWDKDKWPVVDQTK encoded by the coding sequence ATGAAGCAATCAATTCTCATCATAATAACTCTGCTCCTTTTTTCAGGAAAAGTGTTTTCGCAAATCTTTGTTCACGATCCGGTTATAGCAAAACAAAACGATAACTACTATTTGTTTTGTACTGGATTAGGAATAACCATTTGGTCGTCGCCAGATATGGAAAACTGGACAAAAGAAGGCCGCGTTTTTGATAAAACCCCACTGTGGGTTTCGGAAACACTTGACGACTTTGCCGGACACATGTGGGCTCCCGATATTGTATACCATAATGGTCAGTATTATTTATATTATTCCGTTTCAGCATTTGGTAAAAATACCTCGTGCATTGGTGTCGCAACAAACAGTACACTCAACCCCAAAGACACAGATTACAAATGGGTTGACCACGGAATAGTTATTCAATCGGTACCGGGAAGAGATGACTGGAATGCCATTGATCCGGCTATTGCTTTTGATGATGATGGCCAGGCCTGGATGTCATTCGGATCGTTTTGGAATGGTTTAAAACTGGTAAAATTAAACGACAACCTGAAAAGCATTGCGCAACCCGAAAAGTGGCACACCATTGCCAAACGGCAACGAAGTTTTGATATAGACGAAACCGAAGCAGGCGATGGAGCAATAGAAGCCCCCTTTATCTTTAAAAAGAATGGTTACTATTACCTTTTTGTATCGTTTGATTATTGTTGCCGCGGAGCCGAGAGCACTTATAAAATTATGGTCGGCCGCTCAAAAAATATTGAAGGCCCTTATTTTGATAAAAATGGAAAACCGATGCTAGCCGGTGGTGGCTCGCTGGTATTGGAAGGCAACGAAAATTGGTATGCTATCGGGCATAATGCGGCCTATACTTTTAACGGACAAGACTATTTGGTTTGCCACGGCTATGATGCTCACGACAATGCCCGGCAAAAGTTGATAATTAGGGAAATAACCTGGGACAAAGACAAATGGCCTGTTGTTGATCAAACAAAATAA
- a CDS encoding TonB-dependent receptor has translation MKYLYLILLGLLAFTTATYAEGNDSADQVSMSQQDNITVKGTIVDESGEPLPGATIQHLGTTNGTITDIDGNFSLSVPADATLTISFIGYKSIEVAVDGKTALGKIALAPDMIGLDQVVVVGYGTQRKVDLTGSVAVVDADEMKKVSNSNISTMLQGKVSGVQITSDGQPGADPTVRIRGIGSFGSTAPLYVVDGVPMGTTIRDFSPNDIETLQILKDAAAAAIYGARAANGVVIITTKQGKKNQSMKIDYKGYMGFDQVQSGVYDVMDASQYAQYVTMSYKNSGMDVPSGYNPSSSNYLDPNKINTNWFDEAFKTGIRQNHNINFSGGGANNTYNVALDYYSQNGTMEGAGPNFERYTARVSNSMEAKFLKIKTNVVYSHSDQDNMALSSANEYVQGLYGAQYPVMASVLLLPPSIKAYDKSTWVLDDKISAASEYTYDSYGYGTYYDDVHGDLRVTNVLLTNNLLERNSVVDRIVASGSANVDLINMIGLKSTNHKLAYKLNLSYSKTTAKDFTFVPAFIQSTTNYLSKSNEKVTEGYRSYSDALIENILTYDGKFGRSHINAVVGQTFQRTSTETLTAEGTTLPEPYYPNVSNAEEKKAGSSKGEAYLESYIGRVNYNFDDKYLLSATVRRDASSRLAPYNNSEIYPSVSAGWRIERENFFPVDESTINLLKIRGSYGELGNLANLDYYEYMEVMQRGDYTYSFGNKKVTGSAVSNYVNTAIRWEKKKTLDFGFDLGMFNNQMEFTFDWYKSTSEDLLYDVPVPTNAGATNKYVTMNAATMENSGLEFLVAYHNHNHAVKFDVSANFSTLNNKVTKLGVSGEPRTESYTRTEVGREVGSFYGYVYKGIFQSQKEIDNRVNANGDHVTQDGAQAGDVIYADINGYDESGKLTGEPDGRINAADQTYLGSGVASVHYGFNVRAEWKGFDLSIATFGAAGFKAVDFVDLTLHSSLRTLNKSTDLLNAYNSEADAAINGLPVNTNTNVPRISNIPEGSVTNDFFSERFIQDASYLKIANIEFGYNFPDSWFGGYINSVRVYASAQNLATISKYKGYNVDFAGGTFTPGYNYASYPTPRTVMFGVHFSF, from the coding sequence ATGAAATATTTATATTTAATCCTGTTGGGACTGCTGGCATTTACTACCGCAACATACGCAGAAGGCAACGACAGTGCAGACCAGGTGTCAATGTCTCAACAAGACAACATAACAGTAAAAGGAACAATTGTTGACGAAAGCGGAGAACCGCTTCCGGGAGCAACTATACAGCATCTAGGAACTACAAACGGAACAATTACTGATATTGATGGTAACTTCTCGTTGTCTGTTCCTGCCGACGCAACTCTTACAATTTCGTTTATCGGATATAAAAGCATTGAAGTAGCCGTTGACGGCAAAACAGCACTTGGCAAAATTGCATTGGCTCCCGATATGATTGGACTTGACCAGGTTGTGGTAGTAGGTTACGGTACGCAACGTAAAGTAGACCTTACCGGCTCGGTTGCAGTTGTTGACGCCGATGAGATGAAAAAAGTATCCAACTCAAACATCTCAACAATGCTCCAGGGAAAAGTTTCGGGAGTTCAAATTACATCTGATGGACAACCCGGAGCCGATCCAACAGTTCGTATTCGTGGTATTGGTTCGTTTGGTAGCACCGCACCGCTTTACGTTGTTGATGGAGTACCAATGGGTACAACAATTCGCGATTTCTCGCCAAACGATATCGAAACCCTCCAGATACTAAAAGATGCTGCTGCTGCTGCAATCTATGGAGCTCGTGCTGCTAACGGCGTGGTTATCATCACCACAAAGCAAGGTAAAAAGAACCAAAGTATGAAAATCGACTATAAAGGGTACATGGGGTTCGACCAGGTACAAAGTGGCGTGTACGATGTGATGGATGCCAGCCAATATGCCCAGTACGTTACAATGTCATATAAAAATAGTGGAATGGATGTTCCTTCAGGATACAATCCTTCGAGCAGCAATTACCTCGATCCAAACAAAATTAATACAAATTGGTTCGACGAAGCTTTCAAAACAGGTATTCGTCAAAACCATAACATCAACTTTTCTGGAGGTGGTGCCAATAATACCTATAATGTTGCGCTCGACTATTACAGCCAAAATGGTACAATGGAAGGAGCAGGACCTAATTTTGAACGTTATACTGCCCGTGTAAGTAACTCAATGGAAGCCAAGTTCCTCAAAATAAAAACAAACGTTGTATATAGCCACAGCGATCAGGACAACATGGCACTTAGTAGCGCCAATGAATACGTACAAGGTTTGTATGGTGCTCAATACCCTGTAATGGCCTCTGTATTGCTTTTACCCCCATCTATTAAAGCATACGATAAATCAACATGGGTTCTTGACGATAAAATTTCGGCTGCTTCAGAATACACCTATGATTCCTACGGTTATGGAACTTATTACGACGATGTTCATGGAGACTTGCGTGTAACGAATGTTCTGCTCACTAATAATCTTTTGGAAAGGAACAGTGTTGTTGACCGCATTGTTGCTTCAGGTTCGGCAAACGTTGATCTTATTAACATGATTGGTCTTAAAAGCACGAATCACAAATTAGCTTATAAGCTTAACTTGTCGTACAGTAAAACTACTGCGAAAGACTTTACATTTGTCCCGGCATTTATTCAGAGTACTACAAACTATCTGTCAAAAAGTAACGAGAAAGTAACAGAAGGTTATCGTAGCTACAGTGATGCGCTTATTGAAAACATCTTAACATACGATGGTAAATTTGGTCGCAGCCATATTAATGCCGTTGTTGGACAAACATTCCAGCGCACAAGTACCGAAACTCTTACCGCAGAAGGTACAACTTTACCTGAGCCATATTATCCAAATGTAAGCAATGCAGAAGAAAAAAAAGCAGGCAGTTCTAAAGGTGAAGCATATTTAGAATCGTATATCGGCCGTGTTAACTATAATTTCGACGATAAATACCTTCTTTCGGCAACTGTTCGTCGTGATGCTTCCAGCCGTCTTGCACCATATAACAATTCTGAAATATATCCATCAGTATCGGCAGGTTGGCGTATTGAGCGAGAGAACTTCTTCCCTGTAGACGAATCAACCATCAACTTATTAAAAATTCGTGGTAGTTATGGTGAGCTGGGTAACCTTGCAAACCTTGACTATTACGAATACATGGAGGTTATGCAAAGAGGTGACTATACTTATAGCTTCGGAAATAAAAAAGTTACCGGATCGGCAGTATCAAACTATGTGAACACCGCCATCAGATGGGAAAAAAAGAAAACGCTCGACTTTGGTTTCGACCTTGGTATGTTTAATAATCAAATGGAGTTTACATTCGACTGGTATAAATCAACATCAGAAGACCTTCTTTACGATGTACCAGTACCAACAAATGCTGGTGCTACCAACAAATATGTCACCATGAATGCTGCAACAATGGAAAATTCAGGGCTTGAGTTCCTGGTTGCCTATCACAATCACAATCATGCTGTTAAGTTCGATGTTTCAGCAAACTTTTCTACCCTCAATAATAAAGTAACAAAACTAGGTGTTTCTGGCGAACCGCGTACTGAAAGTTACACACGAACGGAAGTAGGACGAGAAGTTGGTTCGTTTTATGGTTACGTTTACAAAGGAATTTTCCAATCACAAAAAGAAATTGATAACAGAGTTAACGCCAATGGTGACCACGTTACACAAGACGGAGCACAAGCAGGCGACGTTATTTACGCCGACATAAATGGTTACGACGAAAGCGGAAAATTAACAGGCGAACCAGACGGACGAATTAACGCAGCAGACCAAACCTACCTGGGTAGTGGAGTTGCCAGCGTTCACTATGGATTTAACGTGCGTGCAGAATGGAAAGGTTTTGATTTAAGCATAGCGACATTCGGTGCAGCAGGTTTTAAAGCAGTCGATTTTGTTGATCTTACACTTCATAGTTCGCTTCGTACACTCAATAAAAGTACCGATCTGTTAAATGCTTATAATTCGGAAGCAGATGCTGCAATTAATGGCTTACCGGTTAACACAAATACCAATGTACCCCGCATTTCAAACATACCGGAAGGTTCTGTTACTAACGATTTTTTTAGCGAACGTTTTATTCAGGATGCATCCTATTTAAAAATTGCGAATATTGAATTTGGGTATAACTTCCCCGACAGTTGGTTTGGTGGTTATATAAACAGCGTTAGGGTATATGCATCAGCTCAAAATTTGGCAACAATATCTAAGTACAAAGGGTACAACGTAGATTTCGCCGGAGGCACATTCACTCCCGGTTACAACTATGCTTCGTATCCAACACCACGAACCGTAATGTTTGGAGTACACTTCTCATTTTAA